The following are from one region of the Deltaproteobacteria bacterium genome:
- a CDS encoding RNA pyrophosphohydrolase, whose translation MSLKKIFRPNVAVVVINDQGLILACHRSDRKNVWQLPQGGIDEGETELEALYRELEEEIGTREVEVIGRLSQKIRYEWPEKYYSRGYHGQEQTYFLVRLSGDARIDLSHHSNAIEFDQCAWVTLSDFVSRISSFKKEPYCRALAMLMQEFPNYIMDA comes from the coding sequence ATGTCGCTAAAAAAAATATTCAGGCCAAATGTAGCAGTAGTTGTAATTAATGACCAAGGGTTAATTCTTGCCTGCCATCGGTCTGATAGAAAAAATGTGTGGCAGTTGCCGCAAGGGGGAATAGATGAGGGGGAAACGGAGCTAGAGGCCTTGTATCGGGAGCTAGAGGAAGAGATAGGCACTAGAGAGGTAGAAGTAATTGGTAGGTTGTCGCAGAAAATTCGCTACGAATGGCCAGAAAAATATTATTCTCGCGGGTATCATGGCCAGGAACAGACCTACTTTTTAGTTCGTTTAAGTGGAGATGCAAGAATAGATTTATCTCATCACTCTAACGCGATTGAGTTTGATCAGTGTGCATGGGTTACGTTAAGTGATTTCGTTTCGCGCATTAGCTCGTTTAAGAAGGAGCCATATTGCAGGGCTCTAGCGATGCTTATGCAGGAATTTCCCAATTACATTATGGACGCCTAA